In Candidatus Spechtbacteria bacterium, the DNA window TCTTTCCAATTTCTTACCTTGTATTTCTTCTTACCTCCTTTACTCTGTTTTCTTGATTGCTTTGATGGTTTATTGTTCATATCATCATTATACCAAGAACGCGGAGTAAGGTAGGTAAGAGGGATTTACTCAACAACGCCACTCAAATCTAAGAACTGACAATCTAACTAGTCGTCCCCAAGTTGGTAAAAGATTTAAAGATTTGATATTTACGATTAAGATTTGAGATTTGCGTTTTGACATTTGAGATAATGAATACTTCATTTATACTTAACCCTAGTAATTATTATCACGACCAACATTAATATATTGTAGCCGTGAATAGTCCAAAATTATGGCAAAAAAAATACTTTTTGTCGAAGACGACCCCGCCTTGCAAAATGCTTTGAAAGAAGCGATCTCAAAAGAAGGTTATGATATTATACAGGCATTTGACGGCCAAGAAGGGTTAGATCGCGCTAAAGAAAATAAGCCGGATCTTATACTTTTAGATTTAATTCTTCCCAAAAAGGATGGCTTCGCTGTCTTGGAGAGTCTTAAAGCTGATGATGGTACCAAGGACATCCCGGTAGTTGTACTCACTAACCTTGAGGGGATTGGCGATGTAGACAGGGCGCTTTCAATGGGCGCTACAACATATTTAGTGAAAGTGCAGTATGAGCTTAATGAGATTGTGGAGAAGGTTAAGGAGATACTGGGATAACAGATAAAAGATAACCTTGCTGATAAAGTTTGGGCAAAAATGTATGCAGCCACGAAGCGCTAAGCGCTTCGGTCTGCATGATTTTACCTCTATGTAATAGCGATTATGCATTACGGGCAACTACTCTTAATGCCCGTAATGCATAATCGCTACATTAAATAAGAGCAAAATCAGATGTTAATAGACGACAAACGCTTGATGGCATTTTTGCTTGACGCAAATATTGCCGATCAGAAACAACTTGATAGCGTGCTTCAGAAAGCAGAAAAAGCTGGCAAGCCATTTGCCGACGAGCTTCTCGCGGAAAATATTGTCAGCGAAGAGCAGTTGATGAAGCTGGAGTCCTATATTTTGGGTATTCCTTTTGTAGATCTTTCGGGTGAAAAAATTGATCCCGAGGTATTAAAGATTATTCCTGAGCCCATCGCGCGTAAAAATCAAATCGTATCATTTCGCAAACAAGGCAGTGAGTTGGAGGTGGCAATGATCGATCCGGAAGATTTGCAAACAATTGACTTTATACGCAAGAAAGCAAGTTTGAAGATTTTGCCGCGGTTAACAAGCCACGCAAGTATTACGCACGCGCTCGGCCAATATCAAGAGAGTCTAGAAACAGAATTTACCGATCTTATCCAGAAAGATTCTACTAAAATATTGGAGACGGTAACAAAAGAGGGGGAGGAAGTACAGCCAGGTGATCTCCAGAAAAAAGCAGAGGAGTTGCCGGTAATTAGAATTGTAGATTCTATCTTGCGCCATGCCGTCTCGCAAAGCGCATCCGATATTCATATAGAGCCAACAGAGAAAGATGTTATAGTCCGTTATCGTATAGATGGTATTCTTCACGATGCCATGATTCTACCTCGTCAGGTGCGGACGGGTATCGTTGCGCGCATCAAGGTTTTATCAAATTTGAAGCTTGATGAAAGCCGCTTGCCGCAAGATGGCCGTTTTATGATACAATCGGAAGAATTTCGTGTTTCGTTTCGTGTATCTGTCCTTCCCGTTTACGATGGAGAAAAACTTGTTATGCGCGTATTACGCGAAGATGTAAAAGGTTTAACGCTTGAAGAAATTGGCTTACGTGGTGAGGCGCTTGAGCGTATCCAGCGAAATATACATAAACCGGTGGGAATGTTTCTCGTTACAGGGCCTACCGGTTCCGGAAAAACAACAACCCTTTACACCGTAATTGATATTCTTAACACGCCCGATGTAAACATTTCTACGATTGAAGATCCTATCGAGTATCGTATGCCTAGGGTAAATCAGACCCAGGTGCGTCCGGAAATTGGCCTTACCTTTGCTAGCGGTTTGCGCTCTCTTGTCCGCCAAGATCCCAACATTCTTATGGTGGGAGAGATCCGCGATGATGAAACGGCAAACCTCGCGATTAACGCCGCGCTGACTGGCCATCTAGTGCTTTCCACCCTTCACACCAATAGCGCTGCGGGCGCTTTACCGCGCTTAATTGATATGGGGCAGGAGCCATTCTTAATTGCCTCTACCGTTAATGTAATTATCGGCCAGAGATTAGTGCGCCGTTTGTGTGAAAGCCGTGAAAAATACAAGCTTTCTAAAAAAGAGCTTACGACATTGAAAAAGGAAATAGATACCGATCGCTTGCTCGCCATTCTAAAACAAGAAAAGATTGTTGAACCAAATACCCAGTGGGAAGATGTGATGTTTTATCGACCTAAACCAATGGAGGATTGCCAAGATGGTTATCGCGGACGAATCGGTATTTATGAAGTGCTTGAAGCAGGCGAGGTTATAAAAAAGCTTATCATGGAATCCGCAAGCTCTGACCAGATTGAGGAGCAGGCTAAAAAAGATGGCATGCTGACAATGCTCGAAGATGGGCTCATGAAAGCAGTGCAGGGAATTACTTCTATTGAGGAGGTATTGAGGGTGATGAGAGAGTAGTTATTAATGCCAAAGTCCAAATGTCAAATTACAAATCAATGACAAATGCCAAATACTAAATGTCAAAAAGTTTTGGACTTTGGCATTTTGGTCTTGACATTCATTTGACATTTGTAATTTGGACTTTGTAATTTTGTCTATATATTATGAATGGTAATTCAGGATTAACTATCATAGAAATAGTGATTGTCATCAATTAATTCCAAAGTCCAAATGTCAAATTACAAATCAATTACAAACACCAAATAATAAATGTCAGAATTTTGAATTTTGGTTTTTGACATTCATTTGACATTTGTAATTTGGACTTTGTAATTTTCATTATGCCTCTTTTTCTTTATCAAGCAAAATCCGCCGACGGCAAAACCGTCATAGGCGAACAGGAAGCAAAAAATAAGGCTGAACTTGCGCATGCGCTAAAAGCTCAAAATTTTTTGTTGATTTTCGCGACTATTAAAAACGCGGCTGGTGGCAAAGAACAAA includes these proteins:
- a CDS encoding response regulator, producing MAKKILFVEDDPALQNALKEAISKEGYDIIQAFDGQEGLDRAKENKPDLILLDLILPKKDGFAVLESLKADDGTKDIPVVVLTNLEGIGDVDRALSMGATTYLVKVQYELNEIVEKVKEILG
- the tadA gene encoding Flp pilus assembly complex ATPase component TadA, whose amino-acid sequence is MLIDDKRLMAFLLDANIADQKQLDSVLQKAEKAGKPFADELLAENIVSEEQLMKLESYILGIPFVDLSGEKIDPEVLKIIPEPIARKNQIVSFRKQGSELEVAMIDPEDLQTIDFIRKKASLKILPRLTSHASITHALGQYQESLETEFTDLIQKDSTKILETVTKEGEEVQPGDLQKKAEELPVIRIVDSILRHAVSQSASDIHIEPTEKDVIVRYRIDGILHDAMILPRQVRTGIVARIKVLSNLKLDESRLPQDGRFMIQSEEFRVSFRVSVLPVYDGEKLVMRVLREDVKGLTLEEIGLRGEALERIQRNIHKPVGMFLVTGPTGSGKTTTLYTVIDILNTPDVNISTIEDPIEYRMPRVNQTQVRPEIGLTFASGLRSLVRQDPNILMVGEIRDDETANLAINAALTGHLVLSTLHTNSAAGALPRLIDMGQEPFLIASTVNVIIGQRLVRRLCESREKYKLSKKELTTLKKEIDTDRLLAILKQEKIVEPNTQWEDVMFYRPKPMEDCQDGYRGRIGIYEVLEAGEVIKKLIMESASSDQIEEQAKKDGMLTMLEDGLMKAVQGITSIEEVLRVMRE